Proteins from a genomic interval of Clostridium sp. M62/1:
- the atpD gene encoding F0F1 ATP synthase subunit beta, translated as MNKGRIVQVMGPVVDVLFEDGVLPHIKDALKVKNGDRTCVMEVSQHLGNSTVRCIMLAASEGLCRDMEVEATGKGIQVPVGDKTLGRLFNVLGETIDGGESLEGEEHWVIHRDPPSFADQKPVVEILETGIKVIDLLAPYAKGGKIGLFGGAGVGKTVLIQELIQNIATEHGGYSIFTGVGERSREGNDLWTEMKESGVLSKTALVFGQMNEPPGARMRVAETGLTMAEYFRDREHQDVLLFIDNIFRFVQAGSEVSALLGRMPSAVGYQPTLATEMGELQERIASTKEGSVTSVQAVYVPADDLTDPAPATTFAHLDATTVLSRKIVEQGIYPAVDPLESTSRILEADVVGEEHYETARRVQEVLQKYKELQDIIAILGMEELSEEDKNTVYRARKIQKFLSQPFHVAENFTGIPGKYVPLKETIRGFKMILDGEMDKYPENAFFNVGTIDDVIEKAKAES; from the coding sequence ATGAATAAAGGCAGAATTGTGCAGGTCATGGGACCTGTGGTAGATGTTTTATTTGAAGACGGCGTTCTGCCCCATATCAAGGATGCCCTGAAGGTAAAAAACGGGGACAGAACCTGTGTGATGGAGGTGTCCCAGCACCTTGGAAACAGTACGGTCCGCTGCATTATGCTGGCGGCCAGCGAGGGGCTGTGCCGCGATATGGAGGTAGAGGCCACAGGAAAGGGAATCCAGGTTCCTGTGGGCGACAAGACGCTGGGCCGTCTGTTCAATGTGCTCGGAGAGACCATTGACGGCGGAGAGTCTCTGGAAGGGGAGGAGCACTGGGTCATTCACCGGGATCCGCCGTCCTTCGCAGACCAGAAGCCGGTTGTGGAGATTCTGGAGACAGGAATTAAGGTAATCGACCTGCTGGCCCCCTACGCAAAGGGAGGAAAAATCGGACTGTTCGGAGGAGCCGGCGTGGGAAAGACCGTGCTGATCCAGGAGCTGATTCAGAATATTGCCACCGAACACGGCGGCTACTCGATTTTCACAGGCGTGGGAGAGCGTTCCAGAGAGGGAAATGACCTCTGGACAGAGATGAAGGAGTCAGGAGTCCTCTCAAAGACGGCCCTGGTGTTCGGGCAGATGAACGAGCCGCCGGGAGCGCGTATGAGAGTTGCGGAGACGGGACTTACCATGGCAGAGTATTTCCGTGACAGGGAGCACCAGGACGTGCTTCTGTTTATAGACAATATCTTCCGTTTCGTGCAGGCCGGATCGGAGGTTTCTGCCCTTCTCGGACGTATGCCGTCGGCCGTAGGATACCAGCCTACGCTGGCTACAGAGATGGGAGAGCTTCAGGAGAGGATTGCCTCCACGAAGGAGGGAAGCGTTACCTCCGTGCAGGCTGTCTATGTGCCGGCCGATGACCTGACGGATCCGGCTCCGGCCACGACCTTCGCCCATCTGGATGCCACCACGGTGCTTTCCAGGAAGATTGTGGAGCAGGGGATTTACCCGGCAGTGGATCCTCTGGAATCCACATCGAGGATTCTGGAAGCCGACGTGGTCGGCGAGGAGCACTATGAGACGGCAAGACGTGTCCAGGAGGTGCTTCAGAAGTATAAGGAGCTGCAGGATATTATCGCCATCCTCGGTATGGAGGAGCTGTCCGAGGAGGATAAAAATACGGTGTACAGAGCCAGAAAGATCCAGAAATTCCTGTCCCAGCCCTTCCATGTGGCTGAGAATTTCACGGGAATCCCCGGAAAATACGTTCCGCTCAAGGAGACCATCCGAGGCTTTAAGATGATTCTGGACGGGGAGATGGACAAATACCCGGAAAATGCGTTCTTCAATGTGGGAACCATTGACGATGTAATCGAGAAGGCAAAGGCAGAGAGTTAA
- a CDS encoding FoF1 ATP synthase subunit delta/epsilon has product MGAEATFGLEIYSSNEIFYQGRASFIDLPATDGGHTFLAHHEDVVIALVPGITRFVPAKDPGEKGEGAADKPQERIIATGAGFAEMINNRVKVFVHSAERPEDIDINRAREAKERAEEQLRQEQSLLEYYRSQRELARAMSRLSAAGKRK; this is encoded by the coding sequence ATGGGAGCAGAGGCAACCTTCGGGCTTGAGATCTATTCCAGCAACGAAATTTTCTATCAGGGCAGAGCGAGCTTTATCGATCTGCCGGCTACAGACGGCGGACATACCTTTCTGGCCCACCACGAGGATGTGGTCATTGCTCTGGTGCCTGGAATTACCAGGTTCGTCCCTGCGAAGGACCCGGGTGAAAAGGGCGAGGGAGCCGCAGATAAGCCTCAGGAGCGAATTATAGCCACAGGAGCCGGTTTTGCAGAGATGATCAACAACCGTGTGAAGGTGTTTGTACACTCTGCGGAGCGGCCGGAGGATATCGACATTAACCGGGCCAGGGAGGCTAAGGAGCGGGCTGAGGAGCAGCTTCGCCAGGAGCAGTCCCTTCTGGAGTATTACAGAAGCCAGCGGGAGCTGGCGAGGGCCATGTCCAGGCTGAGCGCGGCCGGAAAGAGAAAGTAG
- the atpG gene encoding ATP synthase F1 subunit gamma, whose amino-acid sequence MAGTKEIQTRMKSIQDTMKITNAMYMISSSKMKRAKKVLADTEPYFFGVQTALDRILRHLPDEEKESRYLDERTDVSPEDRKRALIVVTADKGLNGAYNHNIIKMAEEELKKPGHTKLYVLGVVGRQYFSKKKVDMDGSFRYTVQKPTMHRSRMITETVIEGFLSGEFDEVSILFTEMLNSMKEEPVLKTLLPLKHPEPEPISLPMDMRREEIRLFPSAREVMDNIVPSYLVGVIYGALVESYASEHNARMMAMQASTDNAKAMLKELSVQYNRARQAAITQEITEVISGANAQKKKR is encoded by the coding sequence ATGGCGGGCACAAAGGAAATTCAGACCAGGATGAAGAGCATTCAGGACACCATGAAGATTACGAACGCCATGTATATGATCTCCTCATCCAAGATGAAGCGGGCGAAAAAAGTTCTGGCTGACACAGAGCCGTATTTCTTCGGCGTGCAGACAGCCCTCGACAGAATTCTGAGACATCTGCCGGATGAGGAGAAAGAGAGCCGTTATCTGGACGAGAGGACAGATGTGAGTCCCGAGGACAGAAAACGCGCCCTTATTGTGGTTACGGCTGATAAGGGATTAAACGGGGCATATAATCACAATATTATCAAGATGGCAGAGGAGGAGCTGAAAAAGCCCGGCCACACAAAGCTCTATGTACTGGGCGTTGTGGGCCGCCAGTATTTCTCCAAAAAGAAAGTGGATATGGACGGAAGCTTCCGCTACACGGTGCAGAAGCCGACCATGCACAGGTCCAGGATGATTACGGAAACGGTGATCGAGGGCTTCCTAAGCGGAGAGTTTGACGAGGTATCCATCCTGTTTACAGAGATGCTCAATTCCATGAAAGAGGAGCCGGTACTCAAAACGCTGCTGCCCCTCAAGCATCCGGAGCCGGAGCCTATCTCTCTTCCCATGGACATGAGAAGGGAGGAGATCCGTCTGTTCCCGTCAGCCAGAGAGGTGATGGACAATATTGTCCCAAGCTATCTGGTGGGAGTGATATACGGCGCTCTGGTGGAATCCTACGCCAGTGAGCACAACGCCAGGATGATGGCCATGCAGGCTTCCACAGACAACGCGAAAGCGATGCTGAAAGAGCTTTCTGTCCAGTACAACAGGGCAAGGCAGGCGGCCATTACCCAGGAGATCACAGAGGTAATCAGCGGCGCCAATGCCCAGAAGAAAAAGCGGTAG
- a CDS encoding GTP-binding protein: MDEERMPLFLINGFLEAGKTEFIKFTMDQDYFKTEGKTLLIVCEEGEEEYEDEFLEENRTAVVYVDELSKLTPEYLSDLELLYNPERVLMEWNGMWSLDELKLPADWELYQQITIIDGSTFELYLNNMKPLVGAMVRNSEMIIMNRCDDIEDLDTYRRTLKGMNPQVEIIFEDSEGQIEEVTEADLPYDVNADVIEISPEAYGIWYIDALDKPDRYRGKVVEFTAMVLKTPDFPKNYFVPGRMAMTCCEADMTFLGFMCKAKNARLLETKQWVKVKARVEYEYSPEYEGEGPMLYADYVEPAEPIKEIVQF, from the coding sequence ATGGACGAGGAGCGTATGCCGCTTTTTCTGATCAATGGTTTTCTGGAAGCAGGAAAGACTGAGTTTATCAAATTCACCATGGATCAGGATTATTTTAAGACAGAGGGAAAAACACTTCTGATTGTCTGCGAGGAAGGCGAGGAGGAGTATGAGGACGAGTTTCTGGAGGAGAACCGGACAGCTGTCGTGTATGTGGACGAGCTGTCAAAGCTGACTCCGGAATATCTCTCCGATCTGGAACTGCTCTACAACCCGGAGCGGGTGCTTATGGAGTGGAACGGAATGTGGAGCCTGGACGAGCTGAAGCTGCCGGCAGACTGGGAGCTGTACCAGCAGATCACCATTATCGACGGGTCCACTTTTGAGCTTTATCTGAACAATATGAAGCCGCTGGTGGGGGCAATGGTGAGAAATTCAGAGATGATTATCATGAACCGCTGCGACGACATAGAGGATCTGGATACCTACAGAAGAACCCTCAAGGGGATGAATCCGCAGGTAGAGATTATTTTTGAGGACTCTGAGGGTCAGATAGAGGAAGTGACAGAGGCGGATCTGCCGTACGATGTAAATGCCGATGTAATTGAGATCTCCCCGGAGGCCTATGGAATCTGGTATATCGACGCATTGGACAAGCCGGATCGCTACCGGGGCAAGGTGGTGGAATTTACAGCCATGGTGTTAAAGACACCGGACTTCCCGAAGAATTACTTTGTGCCTGGGCGCATGGCCATGACCTGCTGCGAGGCCGACATGACCTTCCTTGGATTTATGTGCAAGGCCAAGAACGCAAGGCTCCTGGAGACAAAGCAGTGGGTGAAGGTAAAGGCCCGTGTGGAGTACGAGTACAGCCCTGAGTATGAGGGAGAGGGGCCGATGCTTTACGCTGACTATGTGGAGCCGGCAGAGCCCATTAAAGAGATTGTACAGTTTTAA
- a CDS encoding tautomerase family protein: protein MPHVDITMIPGRDDTAKKEIALKVQQFLAKELNIDEKFVSVSIEDFPKEEWDDHMERLKDKKMFVEPGV from the coding sequence ATGCCGCATGTTGATATTACGATGATCCCCGGAAGGGACGATACGGCTAAAAAAGAGATAGCCCTTAAGGTACAGCAGTTCCTGGCAAAGGAACTGAACATTGACGAAAAATTCGTCTCGGTGTCCATTGAGGATTTTCCGAAGGAAGAGTGGGACGACCATATGGAGCGCCTGAAAGACAAAAAAATGTTCGTGGAGCCGGGCGTATAA
- a CDS encoding DUF554 domain-containing protein: protein MIGLGTFINSVSIIAGGLIGHFAGRLLKPDMQDVLNKACGVSVLFIAIAGAMEGMLRIEENALISGQSMFVVLCLTVGTAIGELLGIERGFERLGEWLKYKSGNGRDPGFTDSFVTASLTVCIGAMAIVGAIRDGILGDCSMLAVKAVLDFILIAVMTSSMGKGCVFSAIPVFIFEGSVTLLARLLAPFMTGTAIFYLSLIGSVLIFCIGVNLVWDKRIRVANMLPAMLLAVLAAYLPWIS, encoded by the coding sequence ATGATAGGCTTAGGGACGTTTATCAACAGCGTCAGCATTATTGCCGGCGGTCTGATCGGACATTTTGCCGGCAGGCTGTTAAAGCCTGATATGCAGGATGTCTTAAATAAAGCGTGCGGTGTCAGCGTGCTTTTTATTGCCATTGCAGGGGCGATGGAGGGAATGCTCAGAATTGAGGAAAATGCCTTGATTTCAGGGCAGTCTATGTTCGTCGTCCTGTGCCTTACAGTGGGCACGGCCATAGGAGAGCTTCTTGGAATCGAAAGAGGCTTTGAGCGGCTCGGCGAGTGGCTGAAATATAAATCCGGAAATGGCAGGGATCCGGGCTTTACGGATTCGTTCGTAACGGCTTCCTTAACGGTATGCATTGGAGCTATGGCTATAGTCGGAGCGATCAGGGACGGGATCCTGGGAGACTGTTCCATGCTTGCGGTAAAGGCGGTACTGGATTTTATTCTTATCGCCGTGATGACTTCATCCATGGGAAAAGGCTGTGTATTTTCTGCCATTCCGGTTTTTATTTTTGAAGGCTCTGTCACACTGCTGGCACGGCTGCTGGCCCCCTTCATGACAGGGACGGCCATTTTTTATTTATCACTGATTGGTTCTGTTTTGATTTTCTGCATAGGGGTTAATCTGGTCTGGGACAAGCGGATTCGTGTAGCCAATATGCTTCCGGCTATGCTTCTGGCAGTTCTGGCCGCATATCTGCCGTGGATAAGCTGA
- a CDS encoding DUF4405 domain-containing protein, giving the protein MKPKAVIKLAVDVFMTLALLFLMGYQFWGEAPHEWVGAGMFLLFVAHHLLNGRWHKTLFKGKYSALRTVTLCVDLLLLLAMLAQMYSGIVMSRYVFAFLPGTGGMSLARRLHILGAYWGFLLMSVHLGLHWNMILGMLRKALKIKSKTKSPSMIAFAAGLTISGYGIWVFISRGFPTCLFLKSEFVFLDYSEPKIFFYMDYLALMGLCIFIAHYSTKLMEQLQKRRSHNGI; this is encoded by the coding sequence ATGAAACCGAAAGCCGTTATAAAATTAGCCGTCGACGTTTTCATGACACTGGCCCTGCTTTTTTTAATGGGCTATCAGTTTTGGGGAGAAGCGCCCCATGAATGGGTGGGTGCCGGAATGTTCCTTCTTTTTGTGGCCCACCACCTTCTGAACGGGCGCTGGCATAAAACCCTGTTCAAGGGGAAATACAGCGCACTGCGCACTGTGACGCTCTGTGTCGATTTGCTTCTCCTGCTTGCAATGCTGGCTCAGATGTACAGCGGTATTGTGATGTCCCGCTATGTATTTGCCTTCCTGCCGGGGACAGGCGGCATGTCCCTGGCTCGCCGGCTCCATATTCTCGGGGCATATTGGGGCTTTCTCCTGATGAGCGTGCATTTGGGACTTCACTGGAATATGATTTTGGGAATGCTGCGAAAAGCGTTAAAGATAAAAAGTAAAACAAAAAGCCCCAGTATGATCGCCTTCGCCGCAGGATTAACTATCTCCGGATATGGCATATGGGTCTTCATCAGCAGAGGTTTCCCCACCTGTCTGTTTTTGAAAAGCGAGTTTGTATTTCTGGATTACAGCGAACCGAAAATTTTCTTTTATATGGATTATCTTGCGCTTATGGGACTTTGTATTTTTATCGCTCACTACAGTACAAAGCTCATGGAGCAGTTACAAAAGCGAAGAAGTCATAACGGGATTTGA
- a CDS encoding ion transporter, with product MKVPAKRRVFEIIQIGRDHDIASIVFDFFIAFIIFLNLFITLFETFEQSRPYLPLLRSLELITSCIFAVEYMLRIWTAEYLYPRKSRRQARISFMFSFFGIIDLLSFLPYFLPVIFPMGIVTFRMFRVVRIFRLFRINMYYDAFNVITDVLHEKKDQIFSSVCILLILIVASSLFMYSLEHDVQPDKFQNAFSGIWWAVSTLLTVGYGDIYPVTNAGQLVGIVIAFLGVGTVAIPTGIISAGFVEQYTKLKSMADYSEETNIRFISLAVGEHHPWEHMRVSDLPLPPEMILAVIRRGKRTIVPKGNVEIEIGDRLIFGAKGYQDDVGITLKELQLWDRHPWVGTAIRDLNISRKTLIVIVQRGEKILIPSGSLVLRAEDKVILYTKRDVRDSVEIEV from the coding sequence GTGAAGGTTCCTGCCAAGCGCCGTGTCTTTGAGATCATTCAGATTGGACGAGATCATGACATCGCCAGTATTGTCTTTGACTTTTTTATTGCATTTATTATTTTTTTGAACTTATTTATTACCCTGTTTGAGACCTTTGAACAGTCCCGGCCGTATCTTCCCCTGCTCCGCAGCCTGGAACTGATCACCTCCTGCATTTTTGCAGTGGAATATATGCTTCGCATCTGGACCGCAGAATACCTGTATCCCAGAAAAAGCCGCAGGCAGGCAAGGATTTCTTTTATGTTTTCTTTTTTCGGCATCATCGACCTGCTGTCTTTCCTGCCGTATTTCCTTCCCGTGATATTTCCCATGGGTATTGTCACGTTCCGGATGTTCCGGGTAGTGCGTATTTTCAGGCTGTTCCGCATCAACATGTATTACGACGCATTTAATGTAATTACCGATGTCCTCCACGAGAAGAAGGATCAGATTTTTTCGTCCGTCTGTATCCTGCTGATCCTGATTGTGGCATCCTCTCTGTTTATGTACAGCCTGGAGCATGACGTACAGCCGGACAAATTTCAGAACGCATTTTCCGGAATCTGGTGGGCAGTGTCTACCCTGCTGACCGTAGGCTACGGAGACATCTACCCGGTGACCAATGCCGGGCAGCTGGTGGGCATCGTGATCGCCTTTCTGGGCGTGGGAACTGTAGCGATTCCCACCGGTATTATATCTGCTGGTTTTGTGGAGCAGTATACCAAGCTGAAATCTATGGCTGATTACTCAGAGGAAACAAATATCCGCTTTATCAGCCTGGCCGTAGGAGAGCACCATCCCTGGGAACACATGCGGGTCTCCGATCTGCCGCTGCCTCCGGAGATGATTCTGGCCGTCATCCGCCGCGGAAAAAGAACAATCGTTCCGAAAGGAAATGTGGAAATTGAGATAGGTGACCGCCTGATTTTCGGCGCCAAAGGCTATCAGGACGACGTGGGCATTACCCTGAAAGAACTGCAGCTGTGGGATCGCCATCCGTGGGTGGGAACGGCTATCCGTGACTTGAATATTTCCCGTAAGACGCTGATCGTGATCGTGCAGCGCGGGGAAAAGATCCTGATCCCCAGCGGCTCTCTGGTGCTGCGCGCCGAGGACAAGGTGATTCTGTATACAAAGCGGGATGTAAGAGACAGTGTGGAAATTGAAGTGTAG
- a CDS encoding HPr family phosphocarrier protein produces the protein MVEKKIRFLNTNDIINFCGICQKMQSDIDVGKLGERVSWIDGKSLMGLMTLKIGEKMKLVVNGEDEELSEHFFREYEVDEMYDAVRLEERA, from the coding sequence ATGGTAGAGAAAAAAATCCGTTTTCTGAACACAAATGACATTATTAATTTCTGCGGAATCTGCCAGAAGATGCAGTCAGATATTGACGTTGGAAAATTGGGAGAAAGAGTAAGCTGGATAGACGGCAAATCGCTGATGGGACTTATGACTCTGAAGATCGGGGAAAAGATGAAGCTGGTGGTAAACGGCGAGGATGAAGAACTCTCAGAACACTTTTTCAGGGAATATGAGGTGGATGAGATGTACGATGCCGTCCGCCTGGAAGAGAGAGCTTAA
- a CDS encoding aldo/keto reductase, producing the protein MKYTKLGNSDLHISRICMGCMGFGEAGNGQHSWTVDEEHSREIIRKGLELGINFFDTAIGYQSGTSEQYLGRAIRDFAERDSVVIATKFLPRTNEEIEAGITGQQHIEKMLDKSLENLGMDHVDLYIYHMWDYNTPLYDIMEGLNNAVKAGKARYIGISNCFAYQLAKANALSEKEGFAKFVSVQGHYNLIFREEEREMAKLCREDNIAMTPYSALAGGRLSKYPGETSKRLQEDSYAHLKYDATARQDSIIIDRVIQLANKRGVSMTEISLAWLLTKVTAPVVGATKLHQVEGMAKAAGLTLTDDELAFLEEPYVPHNLVGVMAQNTPEAAREKHVWSTGSQKI; encoded by the coding sequence ATGAAATACACAAAATTAGGAAATTCTGACCTTCATATATCCCGTATCTGTATGGGGTGCATGGGATTTGGAGAGGCCGGAAACGGTCAGCACAGCTGGACGGTCGATGAAGAACATTCCCGTGAAATCATCAGAAAAGGCCTGGAACTTGGCATCAACTTCTTTGATACGGCAATCGGCTATCAGAGCGGTACAAGCGAGCAGTATCTCGGCAGGGCCATCAGAGATTTTGCAGAGCGTGACAGCGTGGTGATAGCGACAAAGTTCCTGCCCCGTACCAATGAGGAAATTGAAGCGGGGATCACCGGCCAGCAGCACATCGAAAAAATGCTTGACAAGAGTCTTGAAAATCTCGGCATGGATCATGTTGACTTATACATTTACCATATGTGGGATTACAATACGCCTCTGTACGACATTATGGAGGGGCTGAACAACGCCGTCAAAGCGGGGAAGGCCCGGTACATCGGTATTTCCAACTGCTTTGCCTATCAGCTTGCAAAGGCAAACGCCCTTTCCGAAAAAGAAGGTTTTGCAAAATTTGTATCGGTGCAGGGACATTACAATCTGATCTTCAGGGAGGAAGAACGGGAAATGGCGAAGCTCTGCCGTGAGGATAATATAGCCATGACACCCTACAGCGCACTTGCAGGCGGCCGGCTCTCCAAATACCCCGGCGAAACCTCAAAGCGTTTGCAGGAGGACAGCTATGCTCATCTGAAATACGACGCTACCGCCAGGCAGGACAGCATCATCATCGACCGTGTGATACAGCTTGCCAATAAGCGCGGAGTATCTATGACTGAAATCTCCCTTGCCTGGCTGCTGACAAAGGTTACTGCTCCTGTCGTGGGCGCAACGAAGCTTCACCAGGTTGAGGGCATGGCGAAAGCTGCCGGGCTTACTCTGACTGACGATGAGCTCGCATTTTTAGAGGAACCCTATGTTCCCCACAATCTGGTAGGCGTAATGGCGCAGAACACCCCTGAAGCCGCAAGAGAAAAACACGTGTGGTCTACAGGCAGCCAAAAAATCTGA
- a CDS encoding flavodoxin, with protein MKKAFTVLAAFALLLSLSACSSTANGESSPPPQQSGSQTSASEEESDSPGASSGSAEESSGQTDFSAPAETGSESLVVYFSWSGNTENVAKSVQSQTDSDIFEIVPATSYSDDYDTVLDVAQEEQKENARPAISGSIENIDPYDVVYVGFPNWWGDMPMILYTFFDTYDLSGKTIAPFCTSGGSGLSGTVNEIKSLEPDASVTEGLHIGSSSSSNPDDAVSQWLNDTGLAK; from the coding sequence ATGAAAAAAGCATTTACAGTTCTCGCAGCTTTTGCCCTGCTGCTCTCTCTTTCCGCCTGCAGCAGCACGGCAAATGGGGAGTCATCCCCTCCCCCACAGCAGTCAGGCAGTCAGACCTCTGCATCTGAGGAAGAATCAGATAGTCCAGGTGCTTCCTCCGGCTCCGCCGAAGAATCGAGTGGACAGACAGATTTTTCCGCGCCCGCCGAAACAGGCTCTGAATCACTGGTCGTTTATTTCTCCTGGTCAGGCAATACTGAAAATGTTGCAAAGTCTGTTCAGAGCCAGACGGATTCCGATATTTTTGAGATTGTGCCTGCCACATCCTACAGCGATGATTATGATACTGTTTTGGATGTGGCACAGGAGGAACAGAAGGAAAACGCGCGCCCTGCAATTTCCGGCAGCATCGAAAACATTGACCCGTATGATGTTGTCTATGTGGGATTCCCCAACTGGTGGGGCGATATGCCGATGATTCTCTATACATTTTTCGATACTTACGACCTGTCAGGAAAAACGATTGCTCCGTTCTGCACCAGCGGAGGAAGCGGTCTTTCCGGAACAGTCAATGAGATAAAATCCCTTGAGCCTGACGCATCCGTAACAGAGGGGCTTCATATCGGAAGCAGCTCCTCATCCAATCCCGACGATGCGGTCAGCCAATGGCTGAATGATACAGGACTTGCAAAATAA
- a CDS encoding CobW family GTP-binding protein, producing the protein MTKIDIISGFLGAGKTTFIKRLLKEAISGEKVVLIENEFGEIGIDGGFLKDAGIEIREMNSGCICCSLVGDFGKSLAEVLTKYTPDRVIIEPSGVGKLSDVMKAVRDVASEIEVELNSAVTVADASKVRMYMKNFGEFFNNQIENAGTIVLSRTDITDPKKVQIAVEMIRQHNQDAAIVTTPVSQLAGTQLLEIIEKKDNMMEELMKEAREHAHEHGHHHDHEEGECCGHGHHHDHGEGECCGHGHHHDHEEGECCGHDHHHDHHHDHHDHDHGENCTCGCHDHDHHHHHADDVFTSWGRENVIGVSRERLEQILKDLAYSGKYGEVLRAKGMLPAADGTWMHFDLVPEQVEIREGSADYTGKVCVIGANLDEKALEEAFSAQ; encoded by the coding sequence ATGACAAAGATTGATATTATTTCCGGTTTCCTGGGTGCAGGAAAGACTACTTTTATCAAGCGCCTGTTAAAAGAGGCGATTTCCGGTGAAAAGGTCGTTCTGATTGAGAATGAGTTTGGAGAGATCGGTATTGACGGAGGCTTTTTGAAGGATGCGGGAATAGAGATCCGCGAGATGAATTCCGGCTGCATCTGCTGTTCCCTTGTGGGAGATTTCGGAAAATCTCTGGCAGAGGTGCTCACGAAATATACTCCTGACCGTGTGATCATTGAGCCATCCGGAGTAGGCAAGCTCTCCGATGTGATGAAGGCTGTCAGAGATGTTGCCTCCGAGATCGAGGTTGAGTTAAACAGTGCTGTCACTGTGGCTGATGCCAGCAAGGTGCGCATGTATATGAAGAATTTCGGCGAGTTTTTCAACAACCAGATTGAAAATGCCGGAACCATTGTACTCAGCAGAACTGACATAACAGATCCGAAAAAGGTACAGATTGCTGTGGAGATGATCCGCCAGCACAATCAGGATGCGGCGATTGTGACTACACCTGTCAGCCAGCTTGCTGGAACACAGCTTCTGGAAATTATCGAGAAGAAGGACAATATGATGGAAGAGCTCATGAAGGAGGCCAGAGAGCACGCCCATGAGCACGGCCATCACCACGATCACGAGGAGGGAGAGTGCTGCGGCCACGGCCATCACCATGATCACGGAGAAGGAGAGTGCTGCGGCCACGGCCACCACCACGATCACGAGGAGGGAGAGTGCTGCGGTCATGACCATCACCATGATCACCACCATGATCACCACGATCACGACCACGGTGAGAACTGCACCTGCGGCTGCCATGACCACGATCATCACCACCATCATGCCGATGACGTATTTACAAGCTGGGGGCGCGAGAATGTAATCGGCGTCAGCAGAGAGAGACTGGAACAGATTCTTAAGGATCTGGCGTACAGCGGAAAGTACGGAGAGGTTCTTCGGGCTAAGGGAATGCTCCCGGCTGCAGACGGGACATGGATGCACTTTGATCTGGTGCCGGAGCAGGTGGAGATCCGTGAGGGCTCTGCCGACTATACAGGCAAGGTCTGCGTAATCGGAGCAAATCTGGATGAGAAGGCGCTGGAGGAAGCGTTCAGCGCTCAGTAG
- a CDS encoding carboxymuconolactone decarboxylase family protein, whose amino-acid sequence MNLKKTDPEFAERFEHFAFDEVVNEENQQLEPPTRCLAILAALIGCGGVDAYREMLPQALENGITPIAAKEIVYQAADYLGYGRMLPFLNVTNEVLTERGIELPLDGQATTTLADRLEKGIEAQAAIFGEHMKEAWKTGHINRWLAANCFGDYYTRTGLGLAERELITFCFLMAQGGCEPQLIAHAKGNLNLGNDRDFLIRVVSGCLPYIGYPRSLNAIACIGKAVEE is encoded by the coding sequence ATGAATTTAAAGAAAACAGATCCTGAATTTGCAGAACGCTTTGAGCATTTTGCCTTTGATGAAGTTGTAAACGAAGAAAACCAGCAGTTGGAGCCGCCAACCCGCTGTCTGGCAATTTTGGCAGCGCTGATCGGCTGCGGAGGTGTGGATGCCTATAGAGAAATGCTCCCTCAGGCGTTGGAAAACGGCATCACCCCCATAGCGGCAAAGGAGATCGTTTATCAGGCCGCCGACTATCTGGGGTATGGCAGAATGCTGCCGTTTCTGAATGTTACCAATGAGGTGCTGACCGAGAGAGGCATAGAGCTTCCCCTTGACGGACAGGCGACGACTACCCTTGCCGACAGGCTGGAAAAAGGGATCGAGGCACAGGCGGCAATTTTCGGTGAGCATATGAAGGAGGCCTGGAAAACAGGCCATATCAACCGCTGGCTGGCGGCAAACTGCTTTGGCGATTACTACACCCGAACGGGCCTTGGCCTGGCAGAGCGTGAGCTGATTACCTTTTGCTTCCTTATGGCCCAGGGTGGCTGTGAGCCTCAGCTGATTGCCCACGCAAAAGGAAATTTGAATCTTGGAAATGACAGGGACTTTTTGATTCGTGTTGTTTCCGGGTGCCTGCCCTACATCGGTTATCCCCGCAGCCTGAACGCCATTGCCTGCATAGGTAAGGCGGTGGAGGAATGA